The sequence TCATTTGGTTTACACTTTGAATTGGTTGCTTGATGGATGTATACTGGTAAAATGCCGTGGATGGACGAACTGTGTCTTGTGTTTACATGTGGGGTTTAGTGGGTTCTCGCAGTTTTCAGTCGTTTCTGAAGTTGTGCTTTTCATTTGATTCATTTGGTTTTAAACTATGATAGTAGCATTGGGAGATGACATGATTAAGTTATGCAAGCTCGTATTATTAGTACTGATTTGATTTCGCCAATGACTAACCACTCACGGCACAATTTGAATTGCTTGCTTGATGCATGTACACTGGTGAATGCCGTGGATACATGTATTGATCATGTGCGGCATGATACTGTagactgtttttttttcttttcttttggcaGCAAAATAGGCCACTGATAGTTCGCGCGTTGCTGCATCTTGTAGTCTTGTTGTACTTGTAGAGCATGCGTGCCCGATAGTGATTCTTGGCTGAAGGGTATTCTGTCATCTTTCTCGCCTAAGAATTCACCGAGCCATTTCCAAGTGGATGAAAACCAAGGCTCGCCTGCTCATGTGTCGACAGGAAGAAGGGTCCTATGTgattagagtgagtagaggagAGACCTGACGACTCGGTGTGCGCCATGAGGACTTGGAGCAGACCACAAGCATGCAGCTGCTACGGTCAACCGTGAACAACTACCAAGCTGCCAAAACACTTAACGTTTTCTAATTTACGAAAGTTGTTGTATACGGAAAATAAATCAAACACGTATAGAACCCGCAGACTTTGGTCTCTTCCACCGTTCGCCGAAGAACCGAAGGTCATGCGAAGAGGGGTCTGGAGGGGAAGTTATCAGATGCCCCCGGAATATTCGAGAAATATAGTTGTTGAGGGTTATAAAGATGTAAATGATGAATATGGTAGTTGAGCAGTCACCTATAAATAACCGTGTAACTGCCCTTTGCCTATTGATGAAATATTGAATACAGGGTTAATACACTTCCGGAAACATTGGTCTCTTCGGCCGCCGGAGGTCATGCGAAGAGAGGTCTGGAGGGAAAATTACCAGATGCCCTCGGAATATTCGAGAAATATAGTTGTTGAGGGTTATAAAGATGTAAATGATGAATATGGTAGTTGAGCAGTCACCTATAAATAACCATGTAACTGCCCTCTGCCTATTGATGAAATATTGAATACAGAGTTAATACACTTCCGAAAACATTGGTCTCTTCGGCCGTTCGCCGAAGAACCAGAGGTCATGCGAAGAGGGGTCTGGAGGGGAAATTACCGGATGTCCTCGGAATATTCGAGAAATATAGTTGTTGAGGGTTATAAAGATGTAAATGATGAATATGGTAGTTGAGCAGTCACCTATAAATAACCGTGTAACTGCCCTCTGCCTATTCATGAAATATTGAATACAGAGTTAATACACTTCCGGAAACATTGGTCTCTTCGGCCGTTCGCCGAAAAACCAGAGGTCATGCGAAGAGGGGTCTGGAAGGGAAATTACCGGATGTCCTCGGAATATTCGAGAAATATAGTTGTTGAGGGTTATAAAGATGTAAATGATGAATATGGTAGTTGAGCAGTCACCTATAAATAACCGTGTAACTGCCCTCTGCCTATTGATGAAATATTGAATACAGAGTTAATACACTTCCAAACACATTGGTCTCTTCGGCCGTTCGCAGAATATCCGAAGAACCAAAGGTCATGCGAAGATAGAAGTGCGTCCCGATGAGCTTCAACAGAGCGCGTCTTCGCTGGAGGACCGAAGAGCCGAGAGGTTGTAGCGTCGTAAAGTCAGGGTCTATAGGGGAAATTACTGGATGCTCCTGGAATATTCGAGAAATATAGCTGTTGAGGGTTATAAAAGTGTAAATGATGGATAGAGTAGTTGAGCAGTTATCTATAAATAATTGTGTAACTGCCCTCTGCCTATTGATGAAATATTGAATACAGAGTTAATACATTTTCGGGCACCttgttggaacttggaagaCGGCATTGACTCCTGCGTTTATCATTGTGCTTCTCGAGACTGTTGCAGTGTCCGACCGTTCCAGAGCCACTCCAGAAAAAATGGCATGGGGATGATGCTttttatttggattttattggtcAGTGTTTACCTGGACTTTGATTTGTGAATTACTTTTGATTTTATCGTTAAGTGTTATAGATGAGAGGATTTTTATGTGGTGTTGCAAGGTTAATGGGCCATGGGCTGGCACGACCCATAAATGTGCTCGTGCTTTGTGGGCCGGCACGACACGAAAAATGCCCCATAATGCCGTGCCTGGGCTGAAGGTTGAGCCGGCCCAGGAGGCACGACGTGTTGGGCCGGCCCAACTCCTTCGGGCCGTGCCTAACCCGGGCTGGCCTGGCCCGTTGGCCATCTATTGTTGGGAATTGTTGGAGTGTCCGACCGTTCCCCAGTCACTCAAGAAAAAACGGCAGGGGACGGTCAGATCATCAGCTCCGACAACTTGCGGTTTGAGATGTCGAAGGCTGCGGCGTCGCTGTCACGGAGTCACGGACCCTCCGCAGAGCGATCGAGAacggctccgccgcctccgccggcatCCCGCTGATGTCCAAAGTCCCCAGCAAAGTCCTCGCCAAGGTCGCCTAAAAAAAAAAGTCCTCGCCAAGGTGGTCGAGTACTGCAGCAAGCACGCCGCGGCCACCGGCTCCTCGAGCTCCGGCGAGGCAGCAGAAGGCGGTTCCGAAAcccgcggcgtcgtcgtcgggcGAGGCCAGTAGCGAGGAGCTCAAGAGCTTCGACGAGGCGTTGTTCATCGACGTCGACAAGTACATGGTTTACAGCCTCCTGTTGGTCGCCTCGTCTACATCCTCGAGGTCTGGGGGCTGGTGGACCTCGCCTGCCAGTGCCAGAATGTCGCCGACATGTCCAAGGGCAAGACGGCGGAGGACATCAGGAAGATGCTCCACATCAAGGACGGCTCAACGGGCTATATTTTCATCTCTTCTCTCAAAAGTAGTTCAGTTGGTTCACTAAGCATATAATTAGTTTGTAACGATTTTCATTAGCTCCTCCTTTAATAGTACAAGTTACAGGTCATCCAAACTCTCATAAGTTTCTCGATGAAGGGTTAACACGAATTAATTCGGTGTTATCCTCGACCTATCTTTTCATCTCTTCTCTCAATCCATTTATTGAAAACTAAATTAGGTGTGCATCTCCTCTATCTCTTTTCTTCTATTCTCCGCATCTCTTATAACTAGGATaactaaaaaaaaaagtaatacCAACACTAGGTGTGCCCTACTGAGATGGGCTGTATTTGGGGTGAACAAGTAGGCATGTAGGGCCCAAAAACAAAACCGAAAGGGTTTGGTATCTCTCAGCAACCTGGAGTGTAACACAAGTCCTCAATTGTTCACTCGTGCATCTTGTGTTTTTTCTCCAAAAAAACATGACTTCCTTTAATCGACTATGAAGCACCTCTGTTTACTGAAATCTTCATAGCCAACATCTACGAGGCTGAGGCCCTCTGGCGGTGCCGGGGGTGCTGTGGCACGCCTGTCAGTGGCTTCCATCAGGTTCAACAAAGCATCTTCTccggcaccagcagcagcctctCTTATTGCAGTAGCAACAAGGACCCTAACCATCTGTACAGTGCAATATAATGAAAATTAGCAGTCATATGAATGAAGAGGGTAAGCATCACAGCTCGTTGTATTACCTTGCGTAGAAACCGGTTTGCAACTAGCTCAACGCACATGACCTTCATACCCTCTTTGTAATCCTGGGGGCAACATAAGGGAAACAAAAACCAAACATAACAGCTTCAGTTGAAAGCATACACAAATGTAGATATGGAAAAATATGTATTCATATTTGGTTCGACAAAAATGTATATTCAACAATTGTAACTAACAGTCTAGGTTTAGTTCAGATAAGTTTGTTCTGGGGTCAGCAAAAATATTATATGAATCTCTCACCTCATTAGCAGAATATAGTTTGGCCACTGCAGCTCGAGAATGGAACATGAAACATTCCGTAGGTGGGCCACTGAAAAAACAATAGAACATCGATAGAAGTTGTGAGCTTATGGAGCTTCAGAACAAATGCCAACATAGAGATAAAGATTCCATATAGAAGGCCTCTTCAGATGACAGGTGGGGATGAGTACGGTAGACAATTTCGATAaggttctgaacttctgatgaACATCTATGTCAGGATCAGCTAGTAAAACTGCAAGATATGCATTAAGAAAGATCCAGCTGCTGGAGATTAGCCTGCCCGAAACCATTTTTGTACTTATAAATGCACCACATTTATGAAGTCATGGTTGGATGAAACTTACACACTTCGTGAAGCTTGCGTATCACGTGCAAACATCTTGTAGGATAATGTCTTCCCAGCAAGTTTTCTAAGGATTTCATCaaccttggccacgtcaaagctCTGAGGTTTTATGTTGTGCTCAGAATTCTCTAGTACTTTAGAGGAGTGTTCTTCCCCTAAGATCAATTTAGCATCCTCGTCAAGAGGAAAAATATACATGTATCTCCTCCATTTGGCAGCAAAATTAGGATGAAACTCACGTGTGACCTGCAAATTGTGTCATCAGTTATTACCCAGCATAAGCTCATTTATGGTTGAGGTCATGGCATTCTCAGAACTTTCACAGACAGGAATAAACTGTTGCAATACTGTTGTATGATTAAATGACACTAAAATATGGAATGCAGACTCATTATACAAAAAGAACTATGGAATGCAGACATCACTAGCAGCATAAATATCAAGTGCATTGATAAAGTCGGCAAAAGGATGAAAAGGTACCTCTGAAACATGCAAAGGTTTTAGTTTATCTGGAGCAGCCTCGTTTATCGCATGTTTTATATCTCCAGATTTCACATCCTTTCTCCATGTATCTATGGCAATATACAGTAAATATAAGATGCAAGCTTCATCAGGAGAAGTGCATTGAAAACAATGGTATATGTATCTCAAGGTTAAACTAACAAAATGAGCAAACTTGCTGAAGAGCAGTCACCCCTTTGTCAGTGCGCCCAGCAACAACGGCACAGCCTTCTATCGGCAAAGATCTTGCTTCAAGCTGTTTAGCTTTCCTCTCATCAACAAATTGTCCAAGATGTTTCTCTATTAACCTGcaatcatgatttttttttaaaaaaacagttATTACATTCTATTATATGTGAATGAAGTGAAGAGTTATAGGTTGAACAAAATTACCCCTGAACAGTATTGAGGCTAGGCTGCTTCTGCCAGCCATCAAACGACCCCCCATGGTATGAAAGAACAATTTTAAATGTTACTCTTTCCCACCTTCCTCCACGATCTTTGGTTGAAATTGTTGCTGTTTGTTTTTCTGATGATGTTGTTACGTAATTCTCTCCCGTAGTATCAAGGGTGTAATCTTTCTGCGGAAGTAAATTCTAAATGAGTTTCTCAAAATCAAAATATGTAAACGATTACCCTGCtccaacattttttttaaaaaaaatctagcaTATGCATCGATGCAAATCCAAATCAATCCTGGACCAGGTCATCTAGATAGAATTTTAATCGTCCAATACTTTTCAGGCCTGATTTAATCCTCAGTTTGAGTAAAAAAGAAGATCTATTTACTCGATGATATTACAATTCAGTTCAGCATAAATAATAGTAATAAGAAACCAAACATTTCTTCCTCTTGAATCGAGCAAACCGGAAAATCACCACCTGGCTatcaccgggggggggggggggggggggcaaataTTTGTTGTTCCTCACCTCATCTTTCCCAAACAGCttggcgagccccgccgcgccggcgccggcgccggcccgcACGAGATCGGCATAGAAGTCGACCACCCTGCTCCACGGCCGCGCGTACATGTACTCGTAGCTCTCCCTGTCCAACCCAGCAACGAACAAAGTTCCAGAGCTCACGCTCAAAGCCCTAAACGCTAGAGGAGAAAGCGAAGTGAGCAGGGAGGTGAAAGGGAGGGGCGGTTACTTGGCTGTCCACCGGAGGTGGTGGCACGCGTCGGTGTGCTTGTAGTGCATGTGTTcgtcccgctccgccgccgccgccgccgccgtggaagctgctaccgccgccgccgccctcgccttcgccgccgtcgccatgagGGGTCGGAATTTGACGAGCATGTGCTTTGTTGTGCCTGTGTTCTTCTCTCGCGAGACGGCCCACATGTCATTGTATTTTCACTTTTCCGACCCCACCAAAATACTTGGAATATTTTTTCCCGGAAATTATTTTTTCCATGCAAGTTTAACCCAGGCCTAAATAAGATTTTTCGAAAAGTATCCAAATCAAATGACAGCTCGCCCTCTCCAGAAACAAAGATTGAGAAGATAAGCATGTTACTCTAAAGTTTGAATATCACTTCTGttctttctttcaaaaaatatCGATTCGAGCAGCGAGCATACATTCATAGAAATAACTGGACATTAAAAACATTGACAGGATATGGGCACTGACTAATTTCTCAATTTCCCTGGTGGTGTTGATTTGCCGTAGAACTATTCTTCAGGTTTATAATGTAGAACAAGCATCTTTACAAGTCGAACACACTACACTGGCAACGGCACTGACTGTCAGGACACATCTCTCCACTTCCATTTTTGGTGTGGAAATTTTCCCAGAAAGAACCGTCTCAAGTTTTTACAGCGTCATCATGGCAGGCACTCACATTACATGCTTTCCATCACAACTCTCATCTACATACAATTGCTAATCGGAAGAACAAGAACCCTAGCGTGGCCATCATAGGGAAAAAATAACACTGGCTGACTTCTTGAGAACATGGATGGCGGCGCAAAAGATGACCAACGATGGCTCAAATCATTGGGGAAAAAATGATCTGATGTTATATCTTGTACAAATCCTCATCAGGAGGGTCCTGTATACTTCCGTCTCTGGAAGGGGATGCAAGCGCCTCCAGGCCGAGCTGCTGTCCGTCGGAGTCCGGTGACGGGATGTACATCTTGCACTCCAATGACGGCTCGCTCTTGCTCCGGCCATTCCCAGGCCGTGTCCGCCTGCTCTGGGGGACTGGCTTTCCGTTCACAGGTGGCACAGCGGCAGTCTTTACTGCCGGTTCCTGCTTGGCCTTCTCCTTCTCGACACTCTCTGCAGGCTCCTTCGGGACCTCGTAGAGTGTCACAGCACCTGTGATACTGTTCTGGAGGAGTATGTCTTGGCATTCAGGCATGTTCTGGACCGCCTCAAAGGTCTCAACGACTTGGCTCATGGTTGGTCGCCCTTTGGGGTTCTGACTCAGGCAACGGTATGCAAGGCTTGCCACCTCAATGGCAGCCTTGGTGGAGTACTGCCCTTCCATTCTTGGATCAATGATCCTGAACAGCTTCCGGTTGTGGACAAGGAGAGGGCGTGCCCAATCAACTAGGTTATGCTCACGAGTTGGCCGGGTCTTGTCCACAGCCCTCCTTCCAATAATCATCTCTAGAAGCACGACGCCGAAGCCGTAAACATCACTTCGTGCCGTCAGATGGCCTGCGGCAAGTTAATTGGTGATTAAGGATTAACATATTTGAACTAGTAAAATGAAGTGTCTGTTCATTCTTGAGAACAGGTTCATTTTTCTCTTTATAACATAGAGTTGTTTTCTTATAATATAGGGAATTCCATCCTTACCAGTCATCACATATTCTGGAGCTGCATATCCATAAGTTCCCATGACCCGAGTTGACACATGGGTTTGGTCTCCACTAGGTCCTGTTCTTGCGAGGCCAAAGTCTGAAAGCTTGGCATTGTAGTCCTGCAACAGCGGTAGAGTGGCATTGAGATGCTATCGGATGCAAATATATTAATATCTCAAGATCACAGTAAGAAATTTAGATCAGCATTCGTTGTGCGGTTCTGTACTTCTAAAGATGGACTGGGCAAAATGATTAAGTATTCTTAAATGGCCTTACAACATGGGAAGCATTTTGGAGGTGTGGAAAGGCAATGAACTATGTCTCAATAAACACAGTACAATTTATACTGAGCAGTTCCTAAAGATGTTGAGGTAAGGCAGATATACAGACAATGTATCGCAGCATCACCAATGCATTGTTCAGCAGTAGAAATATGTTGTCCATACAATTTGGTTGCTTGGACATATGAGAAGTTTGATTCAGAAACAATCTTAAAACTGGTACGTGAAATAGGGCAAAAATATCAAAACATCCAAACATAATAGATGAAACACGAACCGCGTCTAATAAGATGTTTGAAGTCTTGAAATCCCGATAGATAATGGATCTCTCGGCTCCATGAAGGTACTCAAGCCCTCTTGCGGCACCCAGCGCAATCTTCATCcgtgttgaccatggcatattaAGGCAAACCCCTGTTATGTTACAAGCAAGAGGATAAAATAAATGAGAAACCCTTTAGAATTGGAAATATACATATAATTGATCTTCCAGACAATTTAAAAGGTGTGTAAAGCTTGCTTCGCATATTACAATATAGTATACAAACAAAAAAGTGTTATAGTACATAAACAAAAGTGCTAGCTGGACGCAGATATtacaattcaaacaaaatagTGTTCATTATCATTTCAAAAACAAACCCCAGAATTTGCACATTATGTTACCGATTAGATTCAAACGGAATTAATACAAATATCTTCTCTGCTGATTTGTCTAAATGCAAAAATGATGCACCACATGCAGGTTAAGCTACTAAGAACACTGACTGCTAAAGAGGGCAGTGAAAATAGACAGTTCGAGCTTACGGCGAAAAAGGTGCTTTTCCAGGCTGCCACAAGCCATGTACTCATAGACAAGAAGTCTATGTGAACCCTCACAGCAATAGCCAATCAGTTCGACTAGATTTGGATGACTAAATTGCCCAAGATAGTTAACTTCGGCCTGGAAACACATCAGAAAACCATTAGTGCAGTTATTGCAAGCAGTATATTGTTTAGTCAGCATAGAAATGCACTCATCAGCATAGAGTGTATGTGAATAATATTAATTAAAATACAGACAAGGACAATGACTTTCCAATATAATTAGAAAGAATAATGGCCTTATCACTAGTTCGAGTCTTCAAAATCTAATCTACCCATTCTCATGAAGGTTTCTAATGAGCATAAAATTAACTTGAATAACTGGTGTACCGTATATGACCAAAGCCAGGTATAGAAACAGGAAGAAAGCAATGAGACTTACCAACCATTCCTTGTCTCCCTGAAAGCCCTCTGGGTTTAGTTCTTTAACAGCAACCTGTCTAGATGGAAAACCTGCTCTAACATTTTCATCAATAACACCTTTGTAAACAACTCCAAATCCACCCTCTCCAAGAATTTGGTCTGGCCGGAAGTTTTTTGTGGCTGCCCTCAGTTCATTGTATGTGAAAATATTAACATTTCCATATCCTTCTACTTGTAAGTCCACAACATCTTTTGGAGGAGCAAGAACACTTGCTATAGCTTTAGAATCAGATTTAGACTTCTTCAAACCATCTGGTCCAGCAGCTTCAGCTGATAGAAATTTTAAGAAGCAACTTCATCAGGAAAGAATCAAAGATGTACAT comes from Panicum virgatum strain AP13 chromosome 4K, P.virgatum_v5, whole genome shotgun sequence and encodes:
- the LOC120704146 gene encoding probable serine/threonine-protein kinase PBL17 produces the protein MGGCFSQEEHRLQSRPAEAAGPDGLKKSKSDSKAIASVLAPPKDVVDLQVEGYGNVNIFTYNELRAATKNFRPDQILGEGGFGVVYKGVIDENVRAGFPSRQVAVKELNPEGFQGDKEWLAEVNYLGQFSHPNLVELIGYCCEGSHRLLVYEYMACGSLEKHLFRRVCLNMPWSTRMKIALGAARGLEYLHGAERSIIYRDFKTSNILLDADYNAKLSDFGLARTGPSGDQTHVSTRVMGTYGYAAPEYVMTGHLTARSDVYGFGVVLLEMIIGRRAVDKTRPTREHNLVDWARPLLVHNRKLFRIIDPRMEGQYSTKAAIEVASLAYRCLSQNPKGRPTMSQVVETFEAVQNMPECQDILLQNSITGAVTLYEVPKEPAESVEKEKAKQEPAVKTAAVPPVNGKPVPQSRRTRPGNGRSKSEPSLECKMYIPSPDSDGQQLGLEALASPSRDGSIQDPPDEDLYKI
- the LOC120704147 gene encoding tRNA pseudouridine synthase A-like, whose amino-acid sequence is MWAVSREKNTGTTKHMLVKFRPLMATAAKARAAAAVAASTAAAAAAERDEHMHYKHTDACHHLRWTAKESYEYMYARPWSRVVDFYADLVRAGAGAGAAGLAKLFGKDEKDYTLDTTGENYVTTSSEKQTATISTKDRGGRWERVTFKIVLSYHGGSFDGWQKQPSLNTVQGLIEKHLGQFVDERKAKQLEARSLPIEGCAVVAGRTDKGVTALQQVCSFYTWRKDVKSGDIKHAINEAAPDKLKPLHVSEVTREFHPNFAAKWRRYMYIFPLDEDAKLILGEEHSSKVLENSEHNIKPQSFDVAKVDEILRKLAGKTLSYKMFARDTQASRSVGPPTECFMFHSRAAVAKLYSANEDYKEGMKVMCVELVANRFLRKMVRVLVATAIREAAAGAGEDALLNLMEATDRRATAPPAPPEGLSLVDVGYEDFSKQRCFIVD